The Salvia miltiorrhiza cultivar Shanhuang (shh) chromosome 2, IMPLAD_Smil_shh, whole genome shotgun sequence DNA window TAGGGCATttaaagagatttttttttcaatgctCAAACCTTTTATTATAAGAGAAAAGGTAATCATGTTTTTATGGATTTAATGACTTTCTGGCATGTAAACTACTTTTAGGAGGTAACTACCATCTCTATGTgaatataacattttaaaataatagaaggAAACCTGTGAGTCCCGTTGAATGTTTGTCGTGTCACTCATTATAGCCTTGGCGATCCCAAAATCTATTAGCTTCAGGGAACCTCTCACCAGAAGAAAATTAGCTGGCTTCAGATCAGAATGCACGATACGTTCCTCATGAATAGTGTTTACTGCTTGCAGTATTTGCTGCATCATGATATGAAGTGAAATGTTAATATACTTATATCTTGCTTGAATCTTTGGCAACCAGTTTCGTGAGGAAGTATAGAGGTAATGAAGCAAATGAAGGAATGGATTTCGTGAAGGACCTGCCAATAAAAGCGGAGCCAGTTCTCATCTATGGTTGCATTAGAACCATCCAGTTCCTTCCATTTCTGAGCTAGCATGTGGGCTAAATCAATTTCTCCATATTCAAGTACCATGTATATAAACCCATCATCTCTAACCCTGCCTTCCTTATTACTCATTGAACCATGCATCACTTCCTTGAGTAAAGTCTTATCTGTCACCTAAAAGTACAACTAGATATAAGTTTGTATCTTGTACATGTGATATTAGTTCACATAAAAGAAAGTAGCAcgaagaagaagagaatatGCATAAACTTTTCATAACAAgaagttcttacactttaaaGCATAAACTTCAGTAAAAGCCTTCCTTGCTTCTCACGGAACATTTTATGTCTACGCAGGGGACCTTATATTAGTGTTTTAGTTTCTCACATCAACTTTGTCACCAATTTGTTCAGAAACCTTAGCAACAGTTCCAACATGTGTCCCTCAGGACTGCATttcactaaaaaaaattatcatctgCATTCATATAGATTTGATTTCAACGCATTCTGATGTATTTTGGCAATTCTTTACAGTGAGTGAACTTGTTGAGCAGTTAACACTGCATCATTCATATTCACATAAACAAAACCAAGCTTGTTCTCTATATTCATAGTGGAACACTTGAAGGATACAGAGGAAACAAAAATTGCTGCATCCATTTCAATAAGTTGACGTTAACATGTAACACTTATGGTGTCACACCTGTGACCTCACCAGGGTTATACTTATTTGGGAGAGTGAAGCACAATGGTTACATTCCTCAATATTTTTGTAACAAATCGAGTGGATTAAGGAGCTCTTAGCTAATAGGCAAAACCATCAAACTAAGCATGACAGCAGAGGAAAAAATGTGTTGTCTAGCTAAAATCTAGTTAAACTTGTCCATGATAAGGTTATGATTATAAATTTAAAGTTTAAAGCTATCTTTCAGAACAAACCAAACAAGGAGGACATCAGGATCATAAAAATAAACTATTTAAGGGTATTCATTCAAGCTTACTTTCAGCATGCAAAAATGTTCCGACACATAAATTAATACTCCACTTGATATTCAAATTACATCTGTAGCCTAACAAGTTTGAAGTGGTATAAATACTCATAGCTAGTAATTGATAGAGATAGTACCTCATAATCAACCAGCTGAATGATGTTGTTCTTCCCCCTCAGTTTGTTTAAGTACTCTATTTCTTGGCAGAATCCAAATGCCGTGGCATAGTCACGGCCTTTAAGTTTTATCTtcttcaaggcataaattgtgCAATCTGATGATATAACTTTATGGACCTCACTACTTCCACCACTACCTATCTTGCCAAGTCTTTGATAGAGCTTCCCATTAACTTTGAAAAATAAGTCAGGATCATAACCCTTCTTACGAGAAGTTGATGTTGCTTTACCAGTAGCACCTCTTTCTAGTTTCTCTGACTTGGAATTTTCCAATTTCATATCTGATGGAGGTACATCTGGTGGTGGAAGTTGAGATTTTTCATTGGGAGCATCTCCTTTGACTGGAATGCTGTTGTCTACTTGAGGGGAATCTTTAGTAATACTATAATCATGTGGTGAACTAGTCTGGAACTCCTTACATGGACCAGATGATTTATTGACTTCCATTGCAGTTGCAAGAGCAGAGCTGACAGCTTGAGAAGTTACGGCTGACTGAGAAGCTGATTCTCCTACAGCATTCTTGGATAAAGAACATGATGGCTGAACAACGTCCATTTGCCCTTCATTTTCTTCAGCTGGCCCAGTGCCCAATTGAGAACCACTTGCTAGAGATTGCAAGCAATAAGTTGTTGAACTAATCATAGGAGCAGAGCTTGAGTTCATTAGCGTTGAAGTAACACAAGAAGATCCAATCAATGAAGACTGTGTCATGGCATTATTCAAATCATTCTGTAAAAAACTTCCAAACTGGTGGAGCTGATCATGAACACCCATTGTCCTTCCAGTCAATAGAGAAGAAATACCGCCCTCAGACCTAAGACTGTTTTCCATTTCCATGCTTTGAAAATTATGATTTCTCCAGTCCTGATTGACAGCAGCTGAAGTATCCACTTGATTACCCATACCCGTCTCTGTTTCTGTCAATGCAATTGAATCCATATGAGACAATAAATTATCTGTTCCAGTAACCATTTGATCATCGGCCCCTGCATAGACAATTTGCAGTATCTGCTATAAATTGTGAACTGCTACTAACCCCTAGTTTTACCACACTACTTGACATCCATTTACATAATAGTTTTAGTTAGTTAACTCATTTTTCATAATCAAACATGCAAAACATTCTGAGATCTCATTGAAGCGTTACttaaaaaatacaatttataatTACCAAGAGATGTGGCAATGGCATCGCTGGAAAAATGAACCTTCCTCTGAACTTCCCCTAGAGCATTCCCAGGGCCTGGTTCCAATGAAGCAACTGCATCATTGATCTGAGGCCTAGTAGGCTGGTCTCTCTGAGTATTGAAAAGCTTAATATTTACATCATGTGGATCTACAGTGGTAAACCCTTCTGAAGGTGGAGATGGAGTTATTGGAACATTGTCGTGATTGTACGCACTGCCATATAGCATGGGCTTGGGCTTTGGAACGGAACTCCTTAATCCCTGACTCTGCAGGATATCCTCTTTGCATTTTACGGAATCAAATCTTGATTGTGGTTTTATACTTGATTCTTTTGGAGGCTCTCGTTGAGGAACCACATTTCTTCTCGGTCTATGCATTACAGCTAATTGTCAATGCAAACAAATCCAATACAAACGATTAGCAAAGCTAAATTGATAATGCACCAAACAAACTTACCTTACTCTACGACAGCGAAGAAATAGTAGTATACCAGTAACTATAGGCAAACTAAGTACCACAAACATCAACTACAAGCACCGGAGATCAACTAAAGATTGTGATATCCCTTTTTATAAAATGCTTCATAAATCACTACCTAAATCAACATTTGAATCATGAAGCTAGCTTGAAGCAAAATTAGAGTTTAATTATAAGACTAGGGTACTACAGTTAAAGCATGAGGTAGAACACCTTAAAGATCGTatctttgaaaaagaaaatctcGTTGAACTAGATTTTTAATATAATGCAGAATCCACTGAAGTAAGTGGAAACTAATAAAAATGTAATTCACGAAGTAGAAATGAAAACTCCAGCATATTCAACCCGTCTACAGTCAGAACTATCCAAATCGTCGCTGCAAGGTAACACAACAGGATACAGCATAATATCCCAAATTTGTTTTacgatctttgctgtatttgattCCTGATTTGTCTTAATTCGTATATTCTCCGTTAAATTGGAGTCATAGCAGATCAGCAGGAGTCATGCTTAAAACCCTAATGCCCATAGCCACACACATTAGCACTAACAGACTATACCTACGGGACGGTGCCGTTTGAAGGCGGCTTGAATATCGCGAACGAAGTCGGGAGGGGACTGCGATGAGGACGACGTCGAGTTGTAGGTGGAGCTGGTGTTGAAGGAACGACTGAGATTAATCGAGTCAGGGTTGATGGTAATCGGACGGCTCTGCTTGGGGTTGAAGAACTTCGCCTCGGCAGGTGGGGCCGGAAGGTCAGGCTCCCCTTCCATCGATCAATCGCTCAAGCATTTCTGATTCTCGACGAATATTTGCTGAGAAGACCACATTCACGGAGATGCATCCATTACAGCACTCTGCACTGTGTGTgagcgtgtgtgtgtgtgtgtgagagagagagagagggagatgattTTGAAATTTCGCAAAGGCGCTCTCTGCTGCTTGTCTgcttatttgttttattttattgttaatcTATTTTGATATCGGCTGTCTGAGGCCCAACATATTTTGGCCCATTATAAATTGGGCCTTTTAAACATAAAACTAAAGGCCCAATTAGTCATCAAACATATTCAAAGGGCTCTCTACTTTTCTTCGTCTTCGCCAGTTACGAACAGAGACGCCGTTTTCAGGCATTTGGAGGTCACTGCGTGCTACAATACGCCGGGTGCGTACTTCCCTCCCTTCTCTATTTACAgttcccttttctttttcttttttttcttaacACTTTTATGCTGCCAATGTTTTGActttgaaataaattgaatttacccttataattttttatttatttttttctgttttGGATGATGATAAGCACTTCGATTTTCTTTAGTCAGATATGTAATCTGTTTTTAATTTCTAGTTTTAGTTTTTCGACTATGGATTGAATGATGCtatctttcttttattttgattgAATAATCTCTGTATAAGGTATTACTGCCGCAAAAAGGCTACTAATTTGATTTTAAGAagttgggagttgtgaaaataGATGTGTTATTATGTCCGTTGATTATGTTTTAAGAGAAGCAATGAGCTGAGCAAAAATTGTGTAACAaaatagggtttagggtttagggtatATCGAAAAACTACTTAGAATAACGAAATACTCCAGATTGTATTTGTTGAGAAGTGTAAAATTGTATGGATCATTGCTTTTGATGATTTATGGCACTGACCAGTCTATTCAAATTGTTATTAGAATTTGTAGAAGTGATAGTTGAAGTTTGATATTAGGTATTCTTGAGTGAGTGAAGCCCCAAAAACAGCAGGGGAGACCAAGAATGAGACTCTTAACTCATAATATGTTATCATCAAACATCAAAGGTGTTACCAATGGATTCCCGCTTCGGATTGAGGTGGAGAAAATGGTGGAGAAGGAGGTGGAGTTGAACGCGGACTTCCTCCGGAACATGTTTGCCAAGGTTGAGTGGAAGGCACTCGTGGAGGCCTCAAAAACCTTGGGGTATACTGAGCTACCCGACAATGCTGAACCCTCCATGCTCGACTCTGATGAGTTCCTGCACAGGTTCCACCACGCCCTCCTCGAGCTCCACCTTGAGGAGGGCGCATTGGTCTGCCCTGAGACTGGCCGGAAATTCCCGGTCAACAAAGGGATCCCTAATATGCTGCTTCATGAAGACGAGGTTTGATTGCTGCCTTTGCTGAACGTATGTCCTTGTATGGTCGTGTTTAGGAATATATTTGTCGATGTTAGGATGTAAGAGCAAGTTGGTAGGGTTGTGAAGAAACATGACAGATAATTTGAATGGTTTTGTGCTTGTTGAGAAATTTTCAAACGAGTTCTTGTTTTCTTTGAGAGTCGTCTTGTTTGGAGAGTTTCGACATCGTATTTATTGCTCAAGGGGGATCTCTGAATTTGTCAAAATAGAGACTATTTTGATGAATGATTCAGTTCTGTGGTATAGTTGTGTTTGAGAGATGGGATAGCTTCATGATCATGATCCTTAGGTAAATCACGTGTTTTACTATAATCAATGATTTGTTGGATTTGAAATTCATATTTTTCGTGTCAGATTTTTTAATCTCCAGTTATTTTAGTGACTCTTTTCCGACGGTTTATTTGTCATGATTCTTACATTTACAAGGCATATAAATTACTGACACTGTGttagttttataattttttttatttattggtaTGCGTCTTTAAACGAGTGAGTTCATCGATCTCCATTTTATCGAGGCTGAATTTCAATGATACTTATCCTCTGGTATTCGGTTTTAAATTTGTACTATAAAAGAAATGTTCAtaacatttttaatattttctatgttagattcttcaaaaaaaaaagttttgatGTCCGAGAACCATATTTGAGATATAACTTATTTACCCAAATAATGATAATAAAGAACTTAAGTGACTTCCAATATGTTAAATATTTGTAGTGACCCCAACTAAGGAGATGTACATTGAAAagttaaaaagtaaaataaagaaaaaaaaaaaaaactcagctCTGTTAAGTATTTTGCATAAAATATTGGTGGAGACTCGaagttatatatattattttccaTAAGTTTACTCATTTTTCACTAGACTTTTTAATTAATCTTCTCAGTAATAGAGTACCCATCTTTTTATCATTGTAGTATTCATTCGTGGATAATTCGGAACTAAGGTTTATGATGATTATCCTTTGATGAGGAATTATCAGAAATATTATTCCAAATTAAGCAAGACATTCTCACGAATTACGGTCTACTTATTCTGGTCATAACacattaaaaatcaaaataatttatttgattttttttttcagaattaCGAGAGAgatctattatataatcaaataatcgCACGCAGGTGGAACTACTACCGACACAAAAATGGAAAAACTACCCAAATGAAAAAACTACATGTACAGACAGacgagattgaacccaagacatCTCACAAATACGAGTATTTAAGTGTCTCAGTTTTACCACTTGAGTTAAGTCTAATTggctaaaaaaaatcaaaatcaaaatcaacatAACTACAAATACAATATCAcaaattttgaaagaaaaaaaaacagaaaaaaaatacaaaatatactaTTGTAATTTGTCTTGTTTTACAAATCTCGTCCAATAcaactttttatatttaatttgtcaAATTTACTACCGAAACTTTGTATATACTTAAATTTTAGAGTTAATACATCAAAGCATCCATTCCAttattatgattaaaaaaaaaaaaaaaaaccttaaaaCTTAACCAATTTTATGAAAGAAGATAATTTTTCAAAACATATAATATTTCTAATactaaattcaagttttaaaacttgaattcttAACCAACACTAGCGGTTGGTTGtgaaattcaaactttaaaactcgagTTTACAACTagttgttggttgtgaatttaagctttaaaactagaatttacaACCAACATTATTATTGGTTGTAAAATATAGAACAACTAGTTATTAATGAGATGAAAGCGTAGCGCGGAGTCAAACCTAAGGTGGCGACGCGGCGAGGAGAATCTAGGCGGCATTCCACATCGACGGAGAATGAAAGGTGCCACCTCTATTGAATGTTTTCGGTGTACTGAGCTCCGATTCTTggatcttaaaaaaaaaaaaaaacttcgaTTTTTTTTACATAGTAGCAAATTTGTTGATGACGAGATTTTTCATCGACGATACAGAATCGACGCCTGCACCTACAGCTAGAACTGATTCCTTCAACAAAGTGGTCCAATCTCTTTGTGTCTTGGTGTTGGTGCATTTATtcaaatgaataaaaacttgCCTTGTCGAGATATTGATTCCTTCGCACAATAATTTTCGACTGAGTTGTATGAATGAACATTTGGAGcttacatcatcatcatctaattttccttttatttgtGAAAGGAATAGCCTTTACGACTGCCCCTGGATTTACTTCTTATTGTCTTTGAATTGAATCTGTTGGTGGCGTTGAGATACATCAGGCAAGCGGTAGTGACGAGGCAGGGATCCGACAAAGAGAAGTGTGAAAGTAATTTTGAGTAACTTAAGTAGTgtgaaattaattgaaaatgataaatttaaaatttttatatgaaagatAATTGACAAACATGATTTTCGTACATCACTTTCGCATGAACTATTGTCATCTTCCCCCATGATTTGATTGTTCATGTGTGTTTGTATCctaattttaagtttttttgaGATTTGATGCTTGGTGTAGCTTTGAAATGATTTCAAGGAAAATCAAGGATTAGTTGGAAGACTGTGAggacatgagatcgaagtacacctcgagaggaatccgtgagcgtaAAGACGACGGAATCGAAGCtcgaacgagggagaacggaacCGACAAAGCCGGCTGCGCAGGACCCTACGGCCGCGGCAATGAgcagtagcccgcggtcaccacccgcgacCGCAGGGGAGACCGCTGCTCATGTGCCTCGAGTCCAGGGAGTTTCCGTGATCCGGGCCGTGGCCGCGGGCCTTCCACTCCTCCAGACACGGTCCTAATCGTGGTCACTGTCGCGATCGCGGGGAAATGACGAGTTTTCTCCCCCAAGTGGGCCTAGATgcgattttcagcccttaacccCTCTTCTTCCCTCGTTTTTGAGGGATTGATCATTCCCACACATTCAATACTCCCCCAAATCCTCCACAAAagaaccctagcctccattaaaACTTCCAACTACCATTTGAAGAGCATTAAAGAGGAGTGAAAGAGAAGATTGAAGGAAGCCCCATAAATAGAATTTGTCACCTCTCACTCTCTCTTTTCTTTATGTACACCTTTGAGTTAGGTATGTTGATtatgaacatgttaggctaaaatcctcctttgatttggggattatgCTATATGGATGATgtaattgattgattattttgctcaatatatgtcttgattgtCCCATtttcattatcttttcaagccctagtttTATCTATTGCATGAATTGTTGGTCACTCTTtatgcatttctcatttttaatttgaatCGGAAGAGGATGATTacaatcactacaaaaaaagcgctgattaccgacggctaaatgccgtcggtaaaaaaagacggccgccggtaaatagtgttaccggcggcgataacggcggcaatctcccgccgctaaacggttcgtcggcaacgacaataacggcggcgaacatccgccgtcggcagttgtcgccgttaaacggcggagcctagccggagaaatagcggcggcagacaccgccgctagttaccgagggctatcttgccgtcggtagagagccaccggagtccggctgACCCTGCCggaaaactaccgacggcgagtaccgccgctaactagcggcggcgaatcgccgtcggtaaaaaTCTACCGCCGGCCGGTGGTTCACGCCGGAGGatggccgggtatttaccgaggggaaattgccgtcggtaactaccgacggcgttttgcccacggtaatagtttttattttatttttttattttattttattttattttattttatttatttatttatttatttattttattgtatattgtatatccacaatttatttccgtatttatacggtattgcatactttagacgaacttcccagtcggcgacccgacttcccagtgggtcacccatcttgcttgtgctatgtgtcaagcacgcttaactttgaaattcttttcgagtgatcaccagtacagaacactcgtattattgatatatctacatctattaattcatttaaatgctatatactcactcatataattataatctttgaatatgtggagataataccttaaatatgttgttaattagtgagcgagttcgtttcggtccttatttttatcgtcggtaaaatatttaattaatatttaataattaattaattaattaattaattaattttttttttttttaacattaatacaccaaaagtgttttaatttggttattataatgtgatttgaatttatttgtttatgttaaatgcaatcatcatcatcattgccataaatatataaaacatttatagttttaataattaaagcacttgaaatatatagttcaataaaacataaatttgaaaagaaagtgcaaatgtaattttgtttgaaaacataaacataagtctaagcatcatcatcatcatcatcatcggcatcagggtGTGGAGGTGGCGGAGCCTTATACATCatcataaacgcctccaattgagccacgcggtcctgcatctgttggcgttctgcttgctctgccgccatgcgctcctctatctgttggcgttgtgcttgctctgccgccaatcgctcctccagcgtggagatccgtgtctcataaagctgctgagacaccgcagaagtgcccgtgctgcggatagaccccctactagcctgactctgcccggcactcccgacgccgtagatccgtgacctatcaatttgcaccacctccaaatacacctcgtctagccgctcctgtcgtcctgtggcagcggccagtcgatgaacctcggcctaatacatacataacaatgcataattgttagaaaataaatacattcactaaatatttgaataaacttaaacacttacgtcaattctagcatctctctccgacgtataacttccgtcggcgtacgtgtggaggcggaggaaggtggcatagttcggtgcatcctggggagtaccaggatccaagctctgtatatgcatttatataagataaataagttatattagtcaatatattaatttaatttatatacttaattatttgttaattacataccatatactgctgcaggatacgagtcgactgggacccgcccacgtgcctactgatccctgtaccctccccatcgggatcggacatccggttggcacgaGCTCGAGttgaaacagcctcaacctcgggctgatgccagtaatcccggagtccagtccagaaatcgggagtcatccagacgggcctagacatctctctcccttggctgatacactgcttgagagttgacttgtagtcgctcatcatgtcggagtaccttttgcgggcttttgtctcccacatgatcctcacgtcatgctcatatatggccacgttgcgggatgttaattctctgaagaagaaacttaactctgtaattgcctcccaaacattcttaggaagaagttctttaaatgcaacaggcagaaggatttgcatgaacacgtgacagtcgtgacttttcatgttgtgcatcttcagggcgttcatgtcaacgcatctactaatatttgacacgtacccatcgggaaacttaagactcttgatccattggagtaagatcttcttctcttccctgtcaagcgtataacatgctttcggataccctcgagttccatccactttcttcaactctttccgcttgcagaaggtgttcaattattctctagatttttctgtatcttttgtcttccccttcacattcaggacagtattaaacacgttatcaaacacatttttctcaatgtgcataacatccagattatgtcgaatcaaaagatatctccaatagggtagatcccaaaatatgcttttctttttccaccctacatcttgatatttggcgagttgagcgttcctgccatcgaagtcttcggtaaccttcacgaagcctaacccctcgatttgattcaagatttgtattcctgatctttgttctggtggaccaacattgcatgtcttattcctcaagaatgaagttttgtttctcctaaacacatggttaggaggtaagaacttccgatgattatcaaaccacgattgttttccactcatcggcaaagtgaatgcttctgtattctccatgcaatgtggacatgccaatttcccagctgtaccccacccagacaacatagcgtacgctggaaaatcactgatagtccatatcagagctgctcgcatctggaaattttgcttcaacgatatgtcgtaagtgttcacaccaacctcccacagagattttaactcgtgtatcaatggctgtaagaatacgtccaacttcatctttgggtttgatgggccaggcacgaggactgtgaggaacatgaattgttctttcatgcacaaccacggaggcaggttatacggcgtgacaataactggccaagaagaatattgacgccctgattgtgcaaatggggcaaaaccatctgtagagaggcccaacCTCACATTTCTAATCTCatcggcgaatccaggaaagactgaattcaaatgtttccatgccggagagtcggccgggtggcgcattatcccatcgtctgtggaggtcgcatgccaccgcatatgttcagcagttgcaggagatgcaaacaatctctgcaatcggggcgtcaagggaaaatagtgcatctgtttagcgggcacttgtttctttctgcgactcccagatgcacgcaagctgtccttatatcgtgattggtcacagaacatacaactatgtagctcactagtttccccccaatacaacatgcagttattaacacagcaatcgatcttctctactggcaaacccaaaccacgtagatttcttttcgtactatagaagtcttctggacagttgttaccctctggtaaagcagctttcatcatcgaagacatctgattgtaagtcctctctgacatgtggctttcagtctttatgctcatgaattgagtcatccaacttaattgtgagtacgtgtcacatcctgcgtacaatggagtatccgctgcatccaacatattataaatctgttgagcgtcattattgggcggctgctccagatttggaggatcttgataattactaggtccagcatggtcatgcaccatcctttcgtagttattatataatccatcatcctcattcattatagcatgttctctcggcaagacagcggtgcttccccgtgacaaacccaaactttgtaattcaggacaaatccacgcctactaacatgttctctgaccgtaggtacatctaaatacgcttgattcttgcacttcttacacgggcacctaatgttaccttgtccatctgtgtacgccgtttgattgaacgcccactcaaggaaaaactcaagccccgtttcaaatgcggtacgatcattgtatctcgcgtacatccacgtacgattatcactcattcttgcaaattctaattgaaaaaaacaaataaaacataataaattacttgaaatctaacaaaatttcgacagcataaccccactatcctaactaccaagtgctcgactctaccagcaactatagtgaccatagtggtcctaatttactaagcctatactaggtctacccgaccccccaatgtcgaagcaataatacaatacaaataaaagcaataaaaatcatggtaattaaattaaaaacaatcatttgtagggagaagatccttaagaaataatcaatttctatcccaaagggagaagatccttaagaaattgattaaatctatcccacaatatatatatatatataataatataacatttcataaacacatagcacataacattgaatttaacaaaattatccaacatatataaattattctaacaaacaacttaaactaattgattaaaattaatataatttaaaattaatcatgcttcataatttaaaatttaactaACAACATCATATATTAAatggattaatataatttaaaattaatcatgcttcatataatttaattataaacaaaatctattataaattaattaactatatataacaaataattaaatctatttaattaatatataattaaatacataaataaattcataattaaataattaaataaataaattagagagcgtacggtggtggtttccggtgggtgtcgtgaagaaggcggtgaaacgaggtcgtcgaactacaataaat harbors:
- the LOC131011956 gene encoding serine/threonine-protein kinase MPS1 isoform X3; its protein translation is MEGEPDLPAPPAEAKFFNPKQSRPITINPDSINLSRSFNTSSTYNSTSSSSQSPPDFVRDIQAAFKRHRPVAVMHRPRRNVVPQREPPKESSIKPQSRFDSVKCKEDILQSQGLRSSVPKPKPMLYGSAYNHDNVPITPSPPSEGFTTVDPHDVNIKLFNTQRDQPTRPQINDAVASLEPGPGNALGEVQRKVHFSSDAIATSLGADDQMVTGTDNLLSHMDSIALTETETGMGNQVDTSAAVNQDWRNHNFQSMEMENSLRSEGGISSLLTGRTMGVHDQLHQFGSFLQNDLNNAMTQSSLIGSSCVTSTLMNSSSAPMISSTTYCLQSLASGSQLGTGPAEENEGQMDVVQPSCSLSKNAVGESASQSAVTSQAVSSALATAMEVNKSSGPCKEFQTSSPHDYSITKDSPQVDNSIPVKGDAPNEKSQLPPPDVPPSDMKLENSKSEKLERGATGKATSTSRKKGYDPDLFFKVNGKLYQRLGKIGSGGSSEVHKVISSDCTIYALKKIKLKGRDYATAFGFCQEIEYLNKLRGKNNIIQLVDYEVTDKTLLKEVMHGSMSNKEGRVRDDGFIYMVLEYGEIDLAHMLAQKWKELDGSNATIDENWLRFYWQQILQAVNTIHEERIVHSDLKPANFLLVRGSLKLIDFGIAKAIMSDTTNIQRDSQHCRSGP